The Malassezia vespertilionis chromosome 2, complete sequence genomic sequence TAGCGAGGTAACAATTTTATTGGATACCAATATAGAACGTGCAGTTGCATGTGAAAGATAGTATGAATACTTCGTGAATCTTGCGATTGCATCTTGATTCTATTCGGTCATGAGCGTACGAACGAATCCCCGACCCAAGGCAGATGGATGGAAGAAGGATGCACGTCTTCCTATTTTCCACCGGATGATGTCAATGTTTGGCGTACTCCCTCCGCGTGCGGATGAAGTACACAAGGCAGCACCCGGCGAAAAAATCCCTGTTTTTAGCGAATTGAACCAACTTGTTCACCTCGCACCGCCCGTTTTCCTGCCGTTTGTTGCGAGGCATCTATATTACCACTATGTCAGCCATGACATGGGAAGCCCCTGGGTGGTGTGGTTTTTGATGTTTACGTATACGATGCTGTTTGGCATGAGTTCCGTGCTCTATATGAACAGGCTAGTCAGGAGGTATGGATACTTGGATGGAGATGTGGGACGTGACACACTTCCCTACAATTTGATTCCAAAGGTTATATTTGAAATGGTCTCTGCATCAATGCTGCGTCCCGCGCTAGTCGTACTTGCATGTTATGACCCTACCGAGGTTCCAACGTTGACCATTTGGCTTCCTGTCCAACTTTTCTTGCTCACCTTGACAGAAGACTTTTACTATTACTGGGGGCACCGCCTTTGTCACGAAGCAGAGAGCGCGTGGAAAATCCACCGTCTTCACCATACTACCAAGCATCCCACCACAATGCTGTTGGCATACGCGGACGAGATCCAGGAGGTATTTGACATTGTCGGGGCGCCCACGTTGAGCTGGCTTACGTGTCCCTTTGGATTCGACGTTACAATCGTTTGGATGCTGGTTCATTTGCATCTCCAACTTGGTGGCCATTCTGGGCTTCGTCTGCATGTGGGTTCCGTCCTCACGGGCCCTTTTCTGAGACCATTTGGCTGGGAACTAGTCGTCGAAGACCATGACCTTCACCACCGCCATGGTTGGAAAGATTCGTACAACTACGGCAAACAGTCCCGTTTCTGGGACAATTTGCATGGGTCCGCTGGTGACCGTATCGAAGGGCAAGGGAGCAATTTGGATTGGAACCATTACGTTTCTATGTAAAATATATTACGCCGTTTCATTAGACTTCATATGACGAATTTATATAACTTGTTTTGGAATGTTAAACGCTTTGCAAAACACGAGCGTAACTGAGCACATGCCCAATACAAACAATTGGAAGATTCAAGCATGTCCAGTGTAAAGGTAAACAAGACGGTACAAATTCGTAATCTAAATCTAGCGAAAAAAGCCGTCAGAATGATGTCGTTATTCTCTGCATCCGGATACAGGAGTGTATCATACTGACTTCAAGCAAATGTTCAAATAATAACACATTAAATAGAAAAGTTGTAGTCGATATTCTCAGGCACGCACTCGACCCGTTCGCCAAATGTTCCAAAAAGCGTATCCCAGAAACCCGATTGCTTGCTGTAATTGAAGCTATCACGCCATCCCATGCGGTGGTGCAAATCATGGTCCTCCACGATACCTTCCAAGCCAAAGGGGCGCAAGAGTGTAGAAGTAATCAACGCAGGGTAATAGACGCGCATCCCAGTGTGGCCAAGGAGCTCCACGCAGACGAAATAAAACGACCAGATTAGGAATGCGTCGTATCCGATCGGATAGAGCAAGTATGCAATAACGGGTGACCCCAAAACATCGAAAACCTCTTGCGGCTCGTCCGCAAATGCCGCAAGATACACAACAGGGTGCTTGGTCGTGTGGTGGCGACTGTGATATTTCCAGAGAAAAGGTACTTCGTGAGTGGCACGGTGCACCCAGTAATAAATGAAGTCTACGATCATCGTAAAGATAAAGAGCTGCACAGGAAGCCAAAGAGACAAGCTGGGCATCTCAAATCGATTGTACGACAACACGTGAACCAACAGTGGGCGCACCAGGAAACCCACCAAGAATTCCTTGCCCAGTTTCCCCGTCATACCTTCCGGAACTGAGTCACGCTCCGCACCAGCGTCCAGATATCCGTACCGTTTCACTGCATCAACCAAGAACTTGACTTGGCGATCCACGATGACCGAGCCAACAAGCAACGTGAAACCGTACATAGCGAGCGGGTGGATGGTGTTCCCCGTCGTCCTCATATAAATCCATCTTAATACAAATGTAAGGAAAATCATTGGGAACAGCTTCTTGTGTTGCTGCCATTCCAAAAACACTGGTATTTTTTTCTCTGGTTTCGGGAAGCTGAAGTTGGGATCATCACGCTTCACTAAGCCGAGTGTCATAAgcgccttttgcgcaaagGTCAGCTCTTCAAATGGCTTATTCTTCCATGCATCTGCGCCCGGTCGGGGCCGCAGATCGCTCGCAGCGGTCTTTGTTTGAACCATTGGGAGAGATACGTAGCAAAGACACGCGATCGGTTTAAAAACTGAAGGACGAGCCGAACACCCACTTTCACGTGCCCGCTTGTCCCTTTTCACTGCGCTAACAATGTGGGGCATGACACTGTCACAATGTGGAGCTGTGGAGGCCTGAGCAATGTGCTCGTGCTGGCctcgcaagcacggcgcgcagcgcaccataTCTAGACTTTTGAGGGTAAGATGTGCGAGCCTTTAAAAGTACAAATACATGTACTTACCGCACAATAGGGCCACAAGAATCCATAAACCAAGAAACGCAGTGTTTAGGCGAGCTGAGTTCAGCTACCTCTCTCGGTGCCTCCCTCAACCAGGACGTTGATAATTGCCGCGTCGCAAAATGCTTGAAATATGCACAGCATAACAGTTCATCTACCTACGTAGCCAGCAAGCCCAAGAGACGCTCCAAGGCTTGGCTGTTGATCGGGAAAAATATACAATACCTGCGTCGCACCGATGCTTTTAACGGACAGCATTGAGAATAGTATTATCGAAATCTGATGTAGCAGCAAAGTTGGGCGTTTTTGCGGGGGCCACCCCAGCCCCGAGTACGAATGCGAAACGCATCGCCGGGGCTCCGATCTCCGCCACATGCCCTCCCTACGCCATTGTCTCGTGATCTGCTTGGTTGCTACACGTGCCTAATTTGGGCCGCCATCcctgcgcaaatgcgcatAGATGACCAAAGGAAAGATTCGAAACGGTCTTGTGGCCAAGTAAGAGTAGGAGAGCGGCATACGCACATGGCCTAAGCTTGAGCAATCATAAGCAGTTTGCCCTGGGGCCCGCGGTAAGGTGTCACTATGCCAAGCAGTTGTTGCAGCAAAACCTTGTTTCAATATGTACGCGATTGGAGATCGGAAACTTATGGTACTCCGGTGATCGGAAGTCCGAGGATGAACCATACAATCAAAGGATCGCGGGCTACTTAACGTCTATAAAAGCACACCCATCACAGTCCTTATTCTACATCCCCTACAGGAATAAACCAAATGAAGCTTATTCTACTTGTTGCAGCAGTCATCCTCGGAGTCATCCCTATTTTCGCCTATCCCAGTGCCTACCAATGTAACGAGTTCCCCAAGATGGGAAAGCTCGTTGCGGGCAAGCGTACTGGCGATAACGGAAAAGAACTCGACATTAAGCAGTATCTCATGTTCCACTTGAACAACGAAGGAGAATTTTACCTGAGGAAGGCAAACAACAACAACACTAACCAGATGTCCAAGGCATACAACTGCACGATCAACGACAAGAACAAGTACGGCATTGGCAAAGATAGCCCCATCTATGACGGCCTCACCAACTTGAAGATCGAGCTTAACAAGGGCATCAGCCCTAAAGTGGCGCAACGATCCGGCTACTGTATCACCATGGCGGGCACTTCAAAGCATGGAAATCTCAAGGTCCCCGAAAACAGGGTGACTGTGAAGCCATGCACAGAGACTCCAACTGGTGCCGGACTTTTGCAAGCATTCCACGAATTCCACTGGgagacgcgcgacgcgttcGAAGCCGTCAGGGCCAATGAAGCAGACAAGAGCCTCAGTCGATTCGAGGTACACTTTGATGACGAAGGCACTGCGTATCTTACGCAAAAGTCTTCCCAGGACAACAACGCCCGGCTCTACTGGGTTGCACAGTAATACTTTCAATTGGTATACTGTTGTCCCTCGAGCAGTCGGGATGCTTTCATTTATAATGTTGAGAAACGCCATTAGATCGTAGGTTCAATTATGTTCGAATTTATTGCTTCGTATGTATACGGGTACAAATTATGAGCCCCGAGATGTCTGCACAAATTAAATTGGATTCAATAGGCGCAGCAAAAGGAGCTCGTTGGCATGTGAGAGATGCGGTAAATCCCGTCGAGTTCGTGCTCCACAAGCGCAGTGGGCTCCACCACATCAGCACTTGCAAATTCACACAGCGAAACGATACGAGCGACCCACGCGAGTGCAAACCGCTGTCTAGAACTTGGCAATTGCCGAGAGGTCATCTGCATTGATCCAATCAGAGCCAAGCTCAAGGAGGAGCTTGTTAACACGGTCCCGAGCGTACGCAGGCCATGCGGGCGTGTCCCAGAAACGCGTCTTGATaccgcgcttgtgcgcttCACGAACCACTGAGCTGATGGACTCATTAATCTTCTTAGAAGGCATATGCACGCCGGTATAGTCTCCTGTAATGGACGCAAAGTCGCCTGAGGCAATAGGGCACAATGTGGAGTTCCACTCGTACTGAATGCCTTGCACTTTGGGGCCAGGTTTGCGCAGCTCAGCCAGCTGGCAATCATAAAACACGTCCCGCTTATGCTTCCCTGCGACCTGTTCAATAGGCGTCGCTCCAGCGCCCACGACGATAATAGGCCCTGGGATCACTTTGCCATACTCGTACCTCGTCAGGTacccgcgcttgcgcaacgGCTCCAATGCACTAAGCACCTTTTTCCAGGAGTTTTCAGCATCGTTCTTGATGTCCACCATCAGCTGAATGGGCTGCGTGTTTCCGACGCCCAAAGAATAATATCCATTCCACCAAGGCGAGTCCTTCGTAGCCACTGATGCTTGCAGATCAGCAAACAACGACGATGCGTCATTCCGGACATGTACAGCATTTGCAGTGTTTGCTTGATCAATCGCTTGCATAAGCGGCTTGACAGTTATCGCGTGGAAAGTGCGTTTCGTAGTAAGTGAGAAGGGGTCGTGGCCCACGTAAAGTACTTCATCCTTCGGGTTAAGCCAAACATCCGACTCAATGCTCAATGCACCGTAGGAAAGAGCTTCAAGCACAGGTACACGGCGCTCGTAATCATTATGCGAGTGTACAAAGATCGGATACGTGTTCCTGTTCCAGTCTGCGGGCGATTTTAAAATGCTCGCGTTCTTCCCGCCAAACGGCTCATAGTCAAGCAGGACTTCGGGAGAGGAAGGAGCGAGTTTCGAAGCAATCGCACTTCCGACGAAGACAAAGGGAAGGATCCAGGGGTTCAGCATGACTGTAAGAGAGCGGGCTCACTCGTAATGCAAGAACCATCACTCTTTCTATGCAGCCGGGACACGTGCCTCCACTTCAACGTGTTCAGGTGTCCAGTTACGACAATTGCGCCCTAGGCGAGGATGCATGGAATGGCCGAAAGAGTGTGTGAAATTTTGCAGCTTCTGAATTGCCAACCGTAAGCGCGGTATGTCGCTTGATAAAATATTTTTGGTATCGGCAACACGTAGTACCGACTACGTGTGAGCGGAGGGTATAGCGGAAAATCGAAACAGGAGCCAGGCAATCAATGGGTGTGAGCATTGTACATGCATCGCAAATCTAAAGACCATTATGTCAAGGATGTTAGCCTCCAAATCGTTGCCCACGCCGACCTTTTCAGACATCCGTCAGTCCATATGAGCGCTAAAAGCGTCCGGTATACGCTCCCCAATACACGTAAAAAGCTTTACACGCCTTTATTCGTAAACTCACCTACACTTGTAGTTGGAATTTCCACCTCTTCAAAAGGTGTAGGTCGATAAAAAATCAGCGTGCGCCAAGGAACGAGCAGCGCACTTAGCGAGAAAAGGAAACACGCCAAAGTCCCGGCATATTGATGCGGTGCATTGCAATGGATATTGAAAACCATGCTTGCAAGAGAGATGAACGACGAGATCATCAAGATCTCAACAGTGAAAAGCAACGCAATGATGCGCAAGGTTACGTGCCAAGGCAAAATTGTATTGCTTTTCTTCTGTTCGGAATTCAGAAACTTTTCCCTTCGGGGCAAATATCGCTCCTGCGTCCCTTTCTCGTCATTCTCTATGGCATTGACAATGAGCGCCAACACGGTAAGCGCAAACAAAAGGATCGTATTCGTCAACCCAAATAAGAATAGGACACGGTCAAAGGCGGTCGCCAACGTGGAACACACCAACACAATTGTTAGGGTGCGCCGAATAAAATCTCGCGTCTGCGTTTTCCAATGGAAACATTTTTGTGAATATTGTGACATGAGGAATGCATCCCAACATGCCCATACGATCATAGACATGCTCGCAGAAGATAAAATCGTAGCAATGTCAATGGAATCGCTTCGACTCGACGAGCGCACTACGCACGACAGACAAAATGCAGCTGCCGACACTGTCGATACCAAATAAAAGCGCGAAAATCTGTGCATTGCCGCCTTAAAAAGTAGTGAAGCAGCCATACCTGCAAAAATGAGAGCGAAAAAAGAATCCACAGCTGGGTATTTACAAGAGTCGAACTCCGTGGAATAAAACTGTTTAAATCCATTCGCTTCATAccacgcagctgcgcccTTTGCAGACCAGCCATGGTTCCTACCACCGTATCCAATGCCGGGTGTTTGCCAAATACCGCCGCCCCAACCACCATTCTCGCGTGTGATTCGCTCCGTCAAGccatcgagcgcgccgaatgATTGACGTGGGTAGATAAAACTCTCTTCACAGTGTGGGCACACCAATGCAACTCTCTTGATATGGTGCTTTACACTTTCAATATCTTCATAATCCAGGTTTCGTTCCTTCTCCATTAACACCAGCAGGCGATCGAAATCGGCGTGGTGGTCCCACATTGCATGAGCAGGAAGGAAAAGACTGTGCGGCGTACTGCAGCACAAGATTCATTACATAATCCTCGAAAATCAACCAAGCCAACCAAGCGCAAAGAATGCGGGGAAAGTCTGGGGTCTTAGGGTGGATGTAGGGAACAGAAACTAAAAGAACCTAAAAACAGGGGATGCAATGCAGAGATAACTAATATATATATATATATATTATAGTCAAACAGAGTGTGTCCCTGCGTGCGACCTTGTCTTTTCCGCACTCCAGGACGGCTAGACTTTGGGTATAGGTGCAGAACCTACCTTTTCAACTTTAACCGAGGCACTTACAAATTTACAACTCTTTTTTATAGTACAATGGAAGTACCACACACAGACACTCATGCGGTGGAGCAGAACTCGCATGCAACCATGGAATCGCTAATTTCGCGCATGTCGCCTGATGAGCAGCGTCGTGCGGTTGGCGCTGCCCGTTTTGGATACGGTCCTCTTGCACATATCCGCAACACAAACGAGCCCATGTTAACGGCTTTTGGTGGTGAGATGCAACCAGGTCTGTACAAAGGTGTTAAAAATCGCAAGTTCGCCAATCCTGCACCGCTGGGTCTTTCAGCATTTGCATGCACCACATTTCTTCTTTCCCTCATCAACTGTGGCACGCTTGGCCTCAACAGTAACGCTGTTGTGATCGGTCTTGCTTTCGCTTACGGCGGATTTGTGCAGGTTCTCGCCGGAATGTGGGAGATGGCTGTTGGAAACACGTTTGGTGCTACAGCACTTACCTCGTATGGCGGATTTTGGATGGCGTTTGCAATTTTGCTCACCCCTGGCGGCTTTCATGTTGAAGATCAAATGGTACAATCCGACGGCACAAGTGGCTTTTTGAATGGAATTGGCTTGTTTTTGATGGCTTGGTTTATTTTCACATTCATCCTGTGCTTGTGTAGCATCAAGTCTACTGTGATGTTTTTCCTCTTGTTCTTTACGCTGGATTTATGCTTCTTACTTCTTGGTATCGCGCATATTATGAACGATGGCACCAAACCAAATACACCTATTTTACGagcgggcggcgcatttggTTTGGCAACATCATTCTTGGCATGGTACAATGCCTTTGCTGGTCTTGCCGACAACAGCAATTCGTTCATTATCGCGCGTGCCATTTACTTCCCGTGGACTGATGTGGGCGTTATGGACTCAAATCTATCGGAGAAGGACGACAGTCCAGCGTAGATTGTTATAAAGTGGCATGTCTTGGGACAAGCCTGGTAAACCACTTAATTCGGAGGGTTTCAGCGCGATTCGACCTGTCTGGTGCAGAAATGAATGCATTCAGCAGCTACAAGGGTAATTAAACATTGCATGGAATGAAAGTGATTTTCTGTCGGTCGACTTGCATACCGACCATTTATGAAATGACTCGGGCAACTTGTGAGAAAATGTAAGGTAATGGGGAAAAAATGATTTGTTTGTCTTGAATGTCTTAGTTGCATTCGTGGAAGTTGGAATCGTTGTTATCATGGGCAACAATGGCACAAAGCGCATTGTCATCAATAGAATAAATTGCGCGGACAGCGCCGGGCTGTTCACCCTGCGCAAGGTTGTAAGGATGGCCGTCGGCGAATACGGGAAGCTCCAGCATTTTTGACGCGGAGGCGCAGGCGGAAGACATAGGCAAACCCTCGTAGTTCTTAAATTGGTGGGGGTATCCCTTGCTGCGGTCCTCGCGAGGGGCGCTCTGTACCTGCGAAAGAATGTGGGTTACGTCGATATCGCCGCCTGTACCTCTACCGCAGTGCACAACCTAGGATGTAAGTACACACTAGCAATACGTACAGTGTCGCGACGGACAATGGGGGTAGCTGCAGCGAAGGCAACAAATGCAGCTAACGCAGCGACGATGAACTTCATGAGGGGTAGAGTACGAGGGAGGATGCCGCGCTACCGGCCATGCATCCTTTAtgcagcaagcgcacgTTCTCTGGAAACAATTTTGTGCGGCACGTGCGCACGGTCCTTGCCGTCTAGCGGGGAATCCGCTTCTTGCCGCCAACAATGAATGTGGCATTggaagcagcggcgcatggcaaACAGCTGGATACAATTGTAGATAGCATTACTCGCGATGAAACGGACCCATTCACGTTTTGGATGGCTTTGTTGGCGTACAGTACTGAACACCCCGAAGCACAGGACAGGCTCATTGCACTTGCAAAGGCGCTTCGTACACGTCATGTTTGTATGTTAGATGGAGAGAAATTATGGGAGGATTTGCCTAAGCTTAAATGGGCACTCCGTGAGAACTTTGAGATGTATGACGACACGGAAGATGAGCCTAACGAATTTGTGAACACAAACAAAATGTATGCCAAGTGCGTGAAGGAAGGCATTGTGGACACACTCATGTTTGCAGTGATTTGCTTTCGCACCGCATTAGAAGAGAAAAATGTCGGGGATGCTGAGGTCCAGTTCAAGGCATTACATGCGTGGGTCGAAATTGCCGGGGATATTTTATACAATGAAGGAAAGCCACATTACGAAAGCTCTCCATTATGCAGGGGCGGTGCCTTATGGAAAGGTGGCCCTGGGATTACCAAAGAGCGTTGGGAATTTTGGGGCAAACGCATTGAGGAGCTCGGCTCCAATTCGAATACGAGTAAATCTTTGCTAGAATGCATGAAGAAGATATCCTCATGATCATCAACCGAGTCCAAAGGTTTGCAACAGCCGTCGCGCCTGTAAAACCGAATCGTCCATTCTTGTGTCGCCCGCCAAATTGCTTGAGTTCTTTGGTTGCGATTGTTCTTCATTACGCTTGCATTCAAGGATCCTCACTCAACGTTTGCATACATGTGTTTTTCGGGGATATGTCCCACCAGGCATTATTGAGCAACACATGAAAACACATGCTCTATCGTTGCTAGTGGATTCAAGTTTGTGCAATGCAGAGGATGTGCCACACATTCTACGACAATTATACGTTCAATCTACTTGCACGCCATGTCTTCGTGCTTTCGGCCAAACCAAGGCATGGTCATAGCCTGGACACCATTTTTAATTTTGTGAATACCACACGCACCTGATTCCCCGGACGCGCTACAAGAGATCTTCGCAGGGGGGAAACAGAATACCTGTTAGCTAAGTGCGTGCTTGTAAGCTAGCAAGTGTGAGCGGGTCTATACGTAGAGCCACTTGCTAAAAATTTACAAACGACAACAAGCAAAAAAAGGCTACTAACAAATGTACTAGGCAATGTTTCCTCAACGCCTAAAGTGCAGTATATTCTAGTGTACTGTGCCTTTTGTCCAAACCGAGGACAAGACCCTTAAGAGCAAAGCAAGTAGACAGCTTCATTCTTGAAATCTCCACATTGCTGAAAATGTACAAATTTGTGCACAAAACTTTCACTGGAAAATTTGTGATTGAACGTGATAATATGTGATGCTACGTGGGAAAACGTACTGTATACAGACAAATGTCGGCACGTAAAATGTCATGATAAAGCTTTATTTAAATCAGCTGatcctcgccaagctgtTCTTTCCGCGAGTGACTGTTCCGATCGAAATAAGGCTTTTCGCCACAAGAAACAGCCCGTACTCCAGAGCGGGGTCCAAGGGCATAGTAGTCGGGAGTTGCGGCATGGAACGTGGACCGATTATCCCAAATTGCCAAATCATTCTTGCTCCATCGGTGGCGCACTTGTGTATGGTGGTTGCGGATCAACAGATTCTGCAAATAGTCCTTAATCATATCACTTTCAACAGCCGAGAGACCTTCGACATTCTCAAAGTGATGGCCAACGGCATATACGGATTTCCATCCAGTAATCGGGTTCGTACGAACAAGTGGGTGCACAGCACTTAGGTGTGTACCGACATTGGCAGGCGAACCACGGGGTCCAGCATGCAAATCAAAGCCATGGCGCTTGGTAGACTCGATAAATTCACGCGGAAAAAAGTAGCCGTTCAAATTTTCGACAATCTTGCGGAACGTGGGCGACATGAGATCATAAATCTCGTAGCCGCTTGCCCAAAGTGTGTCGCCACCAGTTTTCGGCTGTGTGTGCACCTTTAGAGAGGTGTAGTCAGAGGGGACATTCTCAAATGCAATGTCCGTATGCCACTCATCCGCGCCGGACTTGTACGTGAATTCGAGATCGCGGTTAATGTTGCTAGAGATTACACTGATCTCATTATCGGTATTCCGGGTCCCGTTTCCATCCACGACCTGGTCCTTCGTGTTGCGAGAAGCGTTGTACACCGGGTGGACATGCAGGTTGGAGGATGAGGGCTTGCCAGACAGACGACCAAGACGGTCTGTAACGAATTTCTGCTCTTCAGGTGAGATGTCCTGATTCTTGAAAAACACAACGCCACGTCGTGAAATAATAATGGCAAGTTCACGAATAAGTTCATCGGCCTTTTCGTGATAGATCAAGTCGCGCAGTTGCAAGGTCGGATAGGTACGCCCAATAGCAGGGGTAGATTCTTCCGACTCGTACAGCTCATCTAGTATGCCACTAAGTTTTAATGGCTCCTGGTGCTCAGGCTTAGAGGAGGCAAGTTTGGACACACGTCCGTGCGCAAGGTTAGACTTTGGGCCTAGCGGCGTCGCGAATGGAGGAGCACTTTGAACTTGAAGAGCCGTCGCCATAGTGGAATGAGGAATATGGGCATGCGACCTCCCGCATTTATATATTACCGTGGTGGCTCGTGCTCATGCGCATCTCGTTGCGTCATTGCAAAATCTGACGCGTTGCGCTCAGATATTCGCCATCGTAGTGATCACGTAATGCGCAGAGTGGAAATATGTACGGATATTTTCGCAATCCTCCACCTtcgttgcggcgcaagcacgttATCTAGCGAAATTGGCGTGCGTGCCCTTGCTGAGCGATTGTGCAATTGCGCATTCTTTGAGGAAATCGACAAAGGTGCGGTCGTGTGATTAGCCGTGGGGGCACAATGGCGTGTTTACAAGGGGTCGGTCAATTTCGCCGTCAACGGGTTAAAATACTGTACGCGATGGCGCAATTATTTTGCTTTCGTACTATTAAAGCTCAATGCACCTAGTATCACGATTGTATTTTACGTAGGCCCAGATGTACTAAAAACGTGATTTTTGGACAAGGGTACATTCGATCGACGCGCCAGAGGTCTACTACACGCCCAAAAGCATCTTTATTTACGGAGCTCCGCGGAGAACAAATATGTGTGGCAGGAATAAGCGACAAAAATTATTCATCGTGCAGCGATGACGTGGCACCGATCCCATC encodes the following:
- a CDS encoding uncharacterized protein (SECRETED:SignalP(1-17); EggNog:ENOG503Q3SX); the encoded protein is MLNPWILPFVFVGSAIASKLAPSSPEVLLDYEPFGGKNASILKSPADWNRNTYPIFVHSHNDYERRVPVLEALSYGALSIESDVWLNPKDEVLYVGHDPFSLTTKRTFHAITVKPLMQAIDQANTANAVHVRNDASSLFADLQASVATKDSPWWNGYYSLGVGNTQPIQLMVDIKNDAENSWKKVLSALEPLRKRGYLTRYEYGKVIPGPIIVVGAGATPIEQVAGKHKRDVFYDCQLAELRKPGPKVQGIQYEWNSTLCPIASGDFASITGDYTGVHMPSKKINESISSVVREAHKRGIKTRFWDTPAWPAYARDRVNKLLLELGSDWINADDLSAIAKF
- a CDS encoding uncharacterized protein (COG:S; TransMembrane:4 (i69-84o90-108i172-192o237-259i); EggNog:ENOG503PAD9): MVQTKTAASDLRPRPGADAWKNKPFEELTFAQKALMTLGLVKRDDPNFSFPKPEKKIPVFLEWQQHKKLFPMIFLTFVLRWIYMRTTGNTIHPLAMYGFTLLVGSVIVDRQVKFLVDAVKRYGYLDAGAERDSVPEGMTGKLGKEFLVGFLVRPLLVHVLSYNRFEMPSLSLWLPVQLFIFTMIVDFIYYWVHRATHEVPFLWKYHSRHHTTKHPVVYLAAFADEPQEVFDVLGSPVIAYLLYPIGYDAFLIWSFYFVCVELLGHTGMRVYYPALITSTLLRPFGLEGIVEDHDLHHRMGWRDSFNYSKQSGFWDTLFGTFGERVECVPENIDYNFSI
- a CDS encoding uncharacterized protein (EggNog:ENOG503NTVZ; COG:E); its protein translation is MATALQVQSAPPFATPLGPKSNLAHGRVSKLASSKPEHQEPLKLSGILDELYESEESTPAIGRTYPTLQLRDLIYHEKADELIRELAIIISRRGVVFFKNQDISPEEQKFVTDRLGRLSGKPSSSNLHVHPVYNASRNTKDQVVDGNGTRNTDNEISVISSNINRDLEFTYKSGADEWHTDIAFENVPSDYTSLKVHTQPKTGGDTLWASGYEIYDLMSPTFRKIVENLNGYFFPREFIESTKRHGFDLHAGPRGSPANVGTHLSAVHPLVRTNPITGWKSVYAVGHHFENVEGLSAVESDMIKDYLQNLLIRNHHTQVRHRWSKNDLAIWDNRSTFHAATPDYYALGPRSGVRAVSCGEKPYFDRNSHSRKEQLGEDQLI
- a CDS encoding uncharacterized protein (TransMembrane:2 (i48-65o77-98i); EggNog:ENOG503NZ9K; COG:S); the protein is ADGWKKDARLPIFHRMMSMFGVLPPRADEVHKAAPGEKIPVFSELNQLVHLAPPVFLPFVARHLYYHYVSHDMGSPWVVWFLMFTYTMLFGMSSVLYMNRLVRRYGYLDGDVGRDTLPYNLIPKVIFEMVSASMLRPALVVLACYDPTEVPTLTIWLPVQLFLLTLTEDFYYYWGHRLCHEAESAWKIHRLHHTTKHPTTMLLAYADEIQEVFDIVGAPTLSWLTCPFGFDVTIVWMLVHLHLQLGGHSGLRLHVGSVLTGPFLRPFGWELVVEDHDLHHRHGWKDSYNYGKQSRFWDNLHGSAGDRIEGQGSNLDWNHYVSM
- the mug86_1 gene encoding Meiotically up-regulated protein 86 protein (TransMembrane:6 (i82-103o109-128i135-155o175-195i202-223o235-258i); EggNog:ENOG503NXGJ; COG:S); translation: MEVPHTDTHAVEQNSHATMESLISRMSPDEQRRAVGAARFGYGPLAHIRNTNEPMLTAFGGEMQPGLYKGVKNRKFANPAPLGLSAFACTTFLLSLINCGTLGLNSNAVVIGLAFAYGGFVQVLAGMWEMAVGNTFGATALTSYGGFWMAFAILLTPGGFHVEDQMVQSDGTSGFLNGIGLFLMAWFIFTFILCLCSIKSTVMFFLLFFTLDLCFLLLGIAHIMNDGTKPNTPILRAGGAFGLATSFLAWYNAFAGLADNSNSFIIARAIYFPWTDVGVMDSNLSEKDDSPA
- a CDS encoding uncharacterized protein (SECRETED:SignalP(1-19)) yields the protein MKLILLVAAVILGVIPIFAYPSAYQCNEFPKMGKLVAGKRTGDNGKELDIKQYLMFHLNNEGEFYLRKANNNNTNQMSKAYNCTINDKNKYGIGKDSPIYDGLTNLKIELNKGISPKVAQRSGYCITMAGTSKHGNLKVPENRVTVKPCTETPTGAGLLQAFHEFHWETRDAFEAVRANEADKSLSRFEVHFDDEGTAYLTQKSSQDNNARLYWVAQ